One region of Halohasta litchfieldiae genomic DNA includes:
- a CDS encoding FAD-binding protein, with translation MSDSATDGDRDSYELLVIGGGVAGLTAATFTARAGLTTLVVDHGESILRRNAHLENFPGFPAGVNPRLFADMLHAQATRNGAGYQQGLVDGLFGSLDEGFVATVGAVDDATERREIHAERVLISSWSDVSYLDDLGVDSRDAGSKQYIEDDGLGRTNIKGIYAAGRTAERYHQAVIAAGNGAEAAITLIHDSETPFYNDWVVPEGYFTDRGREVPPGCEEIDAAEQQARQAASRAAMQEYFSEVHEERQRTHPSLVEDEKGRVDWEK, from the coding sequence ATGAGCGATTCGGCAACCGACGGCGACCGTGACAGCTACGAACTACTCGTTATCGGCGGCGGGGTCGCCGGACTCACCGCGGCGACGTTCACCGCACGGGCAGGGCTCACCACGCTCGTCGTCGACCACGGCGAGTCGATCCTCCGCCGGAATGCCCATCTGGAGAATTTCCCCGGCTTCCCGGCCGGTGTCAATCCTCGACTGTTCGCCGATATGCTCCACGCGCAGGCGACACGCAACGGCGCGGGCTACCAGCAGGGTTTGGTGGATGGCCTCTTCGGGAGCCTCGACGAGGGGTTCGTCGCCACCGTTGGGGCGGTCGACGACGCAACCGAGCGCCGCGAGATCCACGCCGAGCGCGTACTGATTTCCTCGTGGAGCGACGTTTCGTATCTCGACGACCTCGGCGTCGACAGCCGCGATGCCGGGAGCAAGCAGTACATTGAGGACGACGGCCTCGGACGAACGAATATAAAAGGGATCTACGCGGCGGGGCGGACTGCCGAACGCTACCACCAAGCGGTCATCGCGGCGGGCAACGGCGCGGAGGCCGCGATCACGCTGATCCACGACAGCGAGACGCCTTTTTATAACGACTGGGTCGTCCCCGAGGGCTATTTCACTGATCGTGGTCGGGAGGTCCCGCCGGGCTGCGAGGAGATCGATGCCGCCGAGCAGCAGGCCCGACAGGCGGCTTCACGGGCGGCCATGCAGGAGTACTTCAGTGAAGTCCACGAGGAGCGTCAGCGCACCCATCCGAGTCTTGTTGAGGACGAGAAAGGGCGGGTCGACTGGGAGAAATAA
- the mnhG gene encoding monovalent cation/H(+) antiporter subunit G: MIEQVRIGLIVVAIALGLFFTFVSATGVIRLPDVFSRAHTASQADTLGAGFALAAVALTFGWEPVTVKTVLLLVFIFVTNPTAAHAIARAAYEEGIEPWTTGDDRR, translated from the coding sequence ATGATCGAGCAAGTTCGGATCGGCCTCATCGTCGTTGCGATTGCGTTGGGGCTGTTTTTCACGTTTGTCTCGGCAACGGGCGTGATTCGGCTCCCGGACGTGTTCTCGCGGGCCCACACAGCATCGCAGGCCGATACCCTCGGCGCTGGCTTCGCGCTGGCCGCGGTCGCGCTGACGTTCGGCTGGGAGCCGGTGACCGTCAAGACGGTACTCCTGCTCGTATTCATTTTCGTGACGAACCCGACCGCGGCCCACGCCATCGCGCGTGCGGCGTACGAAGAGGGTATCGAGCCGTGGACCACGGGAGATGATCGCCGATGA
- the coaBC gene encoding bifunctional phosphopantothenoylcysteine decarboxylase/phosphopantothenate--cysteine ligase CoaBC, translating to MLEGVNVALGVTGSIAAVTTVELAHELRRQGASVRAVMSPSASGIIHPWAVEFATKHDVVTEITGQVEHVDLCGRDGWADVFLIAPATANTVGKIAGAVDDTPVTTTATTALGAGVPVVIAPAMHEPMYDHPGVLDSIARVEEWGVDFVDPRIEEGKAKIATEAAIVTGVARATTEQSLAGNHVIITSGATSEAIDPIRVLTNRASGSTGRAIARACHVRGAEVTLVHDGPEVHYANTVSVESAAEMLAAVEGAAPDADALISAAAISDYTVKKADTKLRSGEPRTLDLEPTPKILDSIRQAHPNLMMVGFKAETTGNEEAMVDQAAALRDRVDLAFVVANDASVMGSEETRALLVGPGAESPADCETVEGSKQQLGDRVARQLAERLSGSTDA from the coding sequence ATGCTTGAGGGGGTAAATGTCGCACTGGGCGTCACGGGAAGCATCGCCGCGGTCACAACCGTCGAACTCGCCCACGAACTCCGTCGACAGGGCGCATCGGTTCGCGCCGTGATGAGCCCCAGCGCCAGCGGCATCATCCACCCGTGGGCCGTCGAGTTCGCCACCAAACACGACGTTGTCACCGAAATCACGGGCCAAGTCGAACACGTCGACCTCTGTGGCCGCGACGGCTGGGCCGACGTGTTCCTGATCGCCCCCGCAACCGCCAATACCGTCGGCAAAATCGCGGGCGCGGTCGACGATACTCCCGTGACAACCACCGCGACCACCGCGCTCGGAGCCGGCGTGCCGGTCGTCATCGCCCCTGCAATGCACGAGCCGATGTACGACCATCCCGGCGTGCTGGATTCGATTGCTCGTGTCGAGGAGTGGGGCGTCGACTTCGTCGACCCCAGAATCGAGGAAGGCAAGGCCAAAATCGCCACTGAGGCGGCCATCGTCACCGGGGTCGCACGCGCGACAACCGAACAGAGCCTCGCTGGCAACCACGTCATCATTACCAGCGGCGCGACCAGCGAAGCAATCGATCCGATTCGGGTCCTGACGAACCGGGCCTCGGGGTCGACTGGCCGAGCTATCGCTCGCGCGTGTCACGTTCGTGGTGCCGAGGTGACCCTCGTTCACGATGGCCCGGAGGTCCATTATGCCAACACCGTCAGCGTCGAGAGCGCCGCCGAGATGCTGGCAGCAGTCGAGGGAGCCGCACCCGACGCCGACGCCCTGATCTCGGCGGCAGCGATTTCGGATTACACAGTAAAAAAGGCCGACACCAAGCTCCGATCCGGCGAGCCGCGAACGCTCGACCTCGAACCCACGCCCAAGATCTTAGATTCGATCCGGCAGGCCCACCCCAACCTGATGATGGTCGGGTTCAAGGCCGAAACCACGGGCAACGAGGAGGCGATGGTCGACCAAGCCGCCGCGCTCCGTGATCGCGTCGACCTCGCGTTCGTCGTCGCCAACGACGCCAGCGTGATGGGCAGCGAGGAGACACGGGCACTGCTGGTCGGTCCGGGAGCCGAGAGCCCGGCGGACTGCGAGACGGTCGAAGGGTCGAAACAGCAGCTGGGCGACCGGGTTGCCCGACAGCTCGCCGAACGACTCTCGGGGTCGACAGACGCGTAA
- a CDS encoding monovalent cation/H+ antiporter subunit E, with product MADNDAERLLVPVKRSSTLRQTVDYAVQRLLNADTDGESTVHFVFLATWRAGDPGTDADSARAEELLEQIEIWVRYECEEADVDPETVAVETTLLGLDEYLFSPEDYAALLTEYAEDNGLTRVIVDPEYQLVGHTTLLQPLEFELEQTELVVEEAPVDRPTQRGRLVSRPNTARFVTLFGLSFLFYQVLGGFSGTFDLVTGIATAGVVAITLDSVSFYRDPSLRESPKRMVRGLIYIPYLLYEIIVSNLVVARVILDPRLDIDPRMTKVRFFVGSGFPLTTLANSITLTPGTLTVTAVDQELYVHSLVPFAREGLFDGALERWVRFVFYGREAARFPSPRERGDTEVLQEPTAVDPAVMGDGHEPQGGNDQ from the coding sequence ATGGCGGATAACGACGCCGAGCGGCTGCTTGTCCCCGTAAAGCGCTCCTCGACGCTCCGGCAGACAGTCGACTACGCGGTCCAACGGCTCCTCAACGCCGACACCGACGGCGAGTCGACGGTCCACTTCGTCTTTCTGGCGACGTGGCGAGCCGGTGATCCGGGCACCGACGCCGACAGCGCACGTGCCGAGGAGCTACTCGAACAGATCGAAATCTGGGTGCGCTACGAGTGTGAGGAGGCCGACGTCGACCCCGAGACGGTGGCGGTCGAAACCACCCTCCTCGGCCTCGACGAGTACCTGTTTAGTCCCGAGGATTACGCCGCGCTCCTGACGGAGTACGCTGAGGACAATGGTCTGACCCGAGTCATCGTCGACCCGGAGTACCAGCTCGTCGGCCACACGACCCTGCTCCAACCGCTCGAATTCGAACTCGAACAGACCGAACTCGTCGTCGAGGAAGCTCCCGTCGACCGACCCACACAGCGTGGGCGGCTGGTGAGTCGACCGAACACGGCGCGGTTCGTGACCCTGTTCGGCCTCTCGTTTCTGTTTTATCAGGTACTCGGCGGCTTCAGCGGCACGTTCGATCTCGTCACCGGCATCGCAACCGCCGGTGTCGTTGCGATCACGCTGGATAGCGTGAGTTTTTATCGAGATCCGTCGCTGCGAGAGTCACCGAAACGAATGGTTCGCGGGCTGATTTATATCCCCTATCTGCTCTACGAGATCATCGTCTCGAATCTGGTGGTCGCCCGGGTCATCCTCGATCCACGGCTCGATATCGACCCGCGAATGACCAAAGTGCGCTTTTTCGTCGGCTCGGGGTTCCCGCTGACGACCCTCGCAAACAGCATTACGCTGACGCCGGGGACGCTGACGGTGACCGCCGTCGACCAAGAGCTGTACGTCCACTCGCTGGTTCCGTTCGCCCGTGAAGGGCTGTTCGACGGTGCGCTCGAACGCTGGGTCCGATTCGTCTTCTACGGCCGGGAGGCCGCCCGGTTCCCCTCGCCGCGAGAGCGCGGTGATACCGAGGTCCTTCAGGAGCCGACCGCCGTCGACCCGGCCGTGATGGGCGATGGCCACGAGCCACAGGGAGGTAACGACCAATGA
- a CDS encoding cation:proton antiporter, which yields MMFVDTAVVTGFSVGDLLLVATALFVTLAVMMLYRAILGPTNQDRVLAVNVLGTNTVVILALLGAALGEPWFLDIALVYALLNFMMSIAISKFTVERGGVI from the coding sequence ATGATGTTTGTCGACACCGCCGTCGTCACCGGGTTCAGTGTCGGTGACCTCCTGCTCGTCGCCACCGCGTTGTTCGTGACCCTCGCAGTGATGATGCTCTACCGTGCGATTTTGGGGCCGACCAACCAGGACCGCGTGCTTGCGGTCAACGTCCTTGGAACCAACACGGTCGTCATTCTTGCGCTGCTCGGTGCGGCGCTGGGCGAGCCGTGGTTTCTGGATATCGCGCTCGTCTACGCGCTGCTTAATTTCATGATGTCAATCGCAATCTCGAAGTTCACTGTCGAGCGAGGGGGAGTCATATGA
- a CDS encoding MnhB domain-containing protein encodes MSDDSSSRPDERTDERTDERTDGRLDQDGVARQRSAYSESQVIMTTVKVVIPFVMTYGLFITFHGADSPGGGFQGGAIIASVVLMIAFAFGIESTREWLANSTVVGLGTLGVLLFAAIGFGPVLLGENFLEYTAYYPVFGSTLGLKEYEFVKYGMEAVEIVGIAFIVSGIMMGLFFVLAAGYTPSVDDLEPSSELRDGSDTASTEGQTND; translated from the coding sequence ATGAGCGATGATTCATCCAGTCGACCTGACGAGCGAACGGACGAGCGAACGGACGAGCGAACGGACGGTCGACTGGATCAAGACGGCGTCGCCCGTCAACGTTCGGCGTACTCCGAAAGTCAGGTCATCATGACGACCGTCAAAGTCGTTATTCCGTTCGTGATGACCTACGGGCTGTTCATCACCTTCCACGGTGCGGACTCGCCCGGTGGCGGCTTCCAGGGCGGAGCGATCATCGCCTCGGTCGTCCTGATGATCGCTTTCGCCTTCGGCATCGAGTCGACCCGTGAGTGGCTGGCCAACAGCACCGTTGTCGGCCTCGGCACGCTCGGTGTACTGCTGTTTGCGGCCATTGGCTTCGGGCCGGTACTGCTCGGCGAGAACTTCCTCGAATACACTGCCTACTACCCGGTGTTTGGGTCGACGCTCGGCCTCAAGGAGTACGAGTTCGTCAAATACGGGATGGAGGCCGTCGAAATCGTCGGCATCGCCTTCATCGTCTCGGGCATCATGATGGGGCTGTTTTTCGTCCTCGCGGCGGGCTATACCCCGAGCGTCGACGATCTCGAACCGTCCAGCGAGCTCCGCGACGGTAGCGACACTGCCAGCACGGAGGGCCAAACCAATGACTAA
- a CDS encoding type II toxin-antitoxin system death-on-curing family toxin, giving the protein MTENIVYPSVETILDLHEQIVAEGDVTESGVRSEKPIESALQYVSEGFFGELPETLHEKAVHLMRLLVADHPFVDGNKRTALRTVVVFYMLNGYMFEYGDEIRALLHRFATDEAAVDVETAVIYFRACARRNP; this is encoded by the coding sequence GTGACTGAGAACATCGTCTATCCTTCTGTCGAAACGATCCTCGATCTCCACGAACAGATCGTTGCGGAAGGCGATGTGACAGAATCAGGAGTCCGATCAGAGAAACCGATTGAATCTGCGCTTCAGTACGTTTCGGAGGGGTTCTTTGGCGAACTCCCAGAAACGCTTCATGAAAAAGCGGTCCATCTGATGCGACTCCTCGTTGCGGATCATCCCTTCGTCGACGGCAATAAGCGAACAGCACTTCGAACGGTGGTCGTGTTTTATATGCTGAACGGCTATATGTTCGAGTACGGCGATGAGATTCGGGCATTACTCCATCGATTCGCCACCGATGAAGCCGCAGTCGACGTTGAGACAGCAGTTATCTACTTCCGTGCCTGTGCTCGCCGCAACCCATAA
- a CDS encoding DUF4040 domain-containing protein codes for MIGLDAPSTVIQSVGITPVELSLFVFVLITAVLTALFRDVLASIVIFAAYSLGLAVVYTFYRAPDVGLTEAAIGAGITTVFLLLTIAKTTRPPTDDLFESIHWPAVAVCGIFALVVGSTLTAFPAVGDPNSPILTNPDVTGYYLANAYDETGVHNAVTSVLAAYRGFDTFGEAIVVFAAGVASLLVLGREVFTA; via the coding sequence ATGATTGGTCTCGACGCTCCGTCGACCGTGATCCAAAGCGTCGGCATTACGCCGGTAGAGCTCTCGCTTTTCGTCTTCGTACTGATTACCGCAGTACTGACTGCGCTGTTCCGGGATGTCCTCGCGTCGATTGTCATCTTCGCGGCCTACAGCCTCGGGCTGGCGGTCGTCTACACCTTCTACCGCGCACCCGACGTGGGGCTGACCGAAGCCGCAATCGGGGCTGGCATAACGACCGTGTTCCTGCTGTTAACGATTGCCAAGACGACCCGACCACCGACCGACGACCTCTTCGAGTCGATTCACTGGCCAGCGGTCGCCGTCTGTGGGATCTTCGCGCTCGTTGTCGGGTCGACGCTGACTGCGTTCCCCGCAGTCGGCGATCCGAACTCGCCGATCCTGACGAATCCGGACGTGACGGGCTACTACCTCGCAAACGCCTACGACGAAACGGGAGTCCACAATGCCGTCACCTCAGTGTTGGCGGCCTACCGTGGATTCGATACCTTCGGCGAGGCAATCGTCGTCTTCGCCGCAGGCGTCGCAAGCCTGCTCGTCCTCGGCCGGGAGGTGTTCACCGCATGA
- a CDS encoding cation:proton antiporter subunit C, whose translation MTDFAGLLTTDLVGLATTRHAYVLFVLLSTIGLYMLIANENLVKKIIGLNMFQTGIFLFFITSAYRVGGKAPIITDGGGPYVSPLPQVIVLTAIVVGISLTAVGLALTIRLYKEYGTLRADALREVIADE comes from the coding sequence ATGACCGATTTCGCCGGGCTACTGACAACCGATCTCGTCGGGCTTGCGACGACTCGCCACGCCTACGTGCTGTTCGTGCTGCTGTCGACGATTGGACTCTACATGCTCATCGCCAACGAAAACCTCGTGAAGAAGATTATCGGCCTCAATATGTTCCAGACTGGTATCTTCCTGTTTTTCATTACGTCGGCCTACCGGGTCGGCGGGAAGGCACCGATTATTACCGATGGCGGCGGTCCCTACGTCAGCCCGCTGCCGCAGGTAATCGTCCTGACGGCGATTGTCGTCGGCATCAGTCTGACCGCCGTCGGCCTCGCGCTGACGATCCGCCTTTATAAGGAGTACGGGACGCTCCGTGCCGATGCGCTGCGGGAGGTGATCGCCGATGAGTGA